In the genome of Dermacentor variabilis isolate Ectoservices chromosome 5, ASM5094787v1, whole genome shotgun sequence, one region contains:
- the LOC142582059 gene encoding uncharacterized protein LOC142582059 isoform X2: protein MDPAWEVAAFRRQNRPAKDLPHKVTVSGKPSVTRRWWSHELPWIVVALGTLLVLLVLTVYSLMPTRSARYIVLTGDDWRRNPSAMSAWQQKDHRTADADLS from the exons ATGGATCCAGCCTGGGAAGTGGCG GCATTCCGGCGACAAAATAGACCAGCCAAGGATCTCCCTCACAAGGTCACAGTGAGCGGCAAGCCATCGGTCACGCGCCGGTGGTGGAGTCACGAGCTACCCTGGATAGTGGTGGCACTGGGCACACTGCTCGTGCTACTCGTGCTCACCGTGTACAGCCTGATGCCGACTCGATCCGCGCGATACATCGTCTTGACAGGAGACGATTGGCGTCGAAACCCTTCGGCAATGTCGGCTTGGCAACAGAAAGACCACCGCACCGCAGACGCCGACCTCTCGTGA